The following coding sequences lie in one Trichoderma breve strain T069 chromosome 1, whole genome shotgun sequence genomic window:
- a CDS encoding cyclin domain-containing protein produces the protein MTFETTISPSYDPLSQYAPYNSSISSSASASASSVWSGSDTTSQTSDDASGSISSDSDSCHSYFSSQESSTSTRRPDLLTKQRQQQQQAVPVELRQNPRRTAAAAGGAGCPPPSLVRQSDRKVNFVDSLVDSSTQIVEAIWPLSSAPCRPEPGNRTVLPLRTFIQETLRRSRTSYSTLQVALYYLILIKPHVPKRSFTVEQYEDRFADRALQCGRRMFLAALILASKYLQDRNYSARAWSKISGLNVQEINQNEVAFLLAVNWKLHITDEVFRRWTEIVLKHTPPPPPPSPGAVSQTLAQQTSEWKQVILRLNPDLTNIEGLIPALRMPARSSDLCALSPRSILNLPTEQRRVPTLASTTAEEETCDPKFLSKYLPAPLEPTPTIAYSATPGRLAPALGLLPTPRLTPQSSGICTPAVSAASHLGKSTAMCLAMAQAGSVSTAQHLERFPAALSTSPQNYCPARRSSLANSISTMSSPESMVSDLSHTSRSSSVSSASSFASATLNNSLTAQSRFRSMKAMNERSYLRSTVPTVSESYEEYGFTSSPESYTGPVAKIGSLALETPLARQQRELEGMSRDPDSDAARTLQHLHSQSIRGVDFKPTAPIAAKAGIKRSRTASVDQPLQDHVREMLYPHGAGSAPWPITRSRGLDGTEPYLQVPVRPSPGEPRKRLCCSAQAASGYQAATSAFRPREPSFWGILN, from the exons ATGACGTTCGAAACTACAATCTCACCCTCTTATGACCCTTTGAGTCAATACGCCCCCTATAACTCATCTATATcctcttcggcttcggcctctgcctcctccgTGTGGTCTGGATCCGATACTACCTCCCAAACCTCGGACGATGCCTCTGGCTCTATCTCATCCGACAGCGACTCATGCCACTCATACTTTTCCTCTCAGGAATCCTCTACATCGACTCGTCGACCTGATCTTCTTACCAAACagcgccaacagcaacaacaggcTGTCCCTGTTGAGTTGCGCCAAAACCCTAGACGCaccgctgcggctgctggtgGCGCGGGATGCCCCCCACCATCACTTGTTCGGCAGTCGGACCGCAAAGTAAACTTCGTCGATAGCCTTGTTG ACTCGTCGACCCAGATTGTTGAAGCCATctggcctctctcttccgcTCCGTGCCGCCCGGAGCCTGGCAACAGGACCGTGCTGCCGCTGCGCACCTTTATCCAAGAGACGCTCCGGCGCTCGCGCACTAGCTACTCGACTCTGCAAGTCGCGCTGTACtatctcatcctcatcaagcCTCACGTTCCCAAGCGTAGCTTTACTGTGGAGCAGTACGAGGATCGGTTCGCTGACCGAGCGCTTCAGTGCGGCCGGCGCATGTTCCTCGCGGCCCTGATCCTTGCTTCCAAGTATCTTCAGGACCGCAACTACTCTGCACGTGCCTGGAGCAAGATCTCTGGCCTCAACGTCCAGGAGATCAACCAGAACGAGGTCGCCTTTCTCCTTGCTGTCAACTGGAAGCTCCACATCACTGATGAGGTTTTCCGACGATGGACCGAAATTGTTCTCAAGCATACTCCTCCCCCACCCCCGCCGTCTCCTGGTGCCGTCTCACAGACTTTGGCTCAGCAAACATCGGAGTGGAAGCAGGTTATCCTGAGACTGAACCCGGACCTGACCAACATCGAGGGCCTCATTCCCGCCCTCCGCATGCCTGCGAGATCCAGCGATCTCTGCGCTTTATCACCTCGTAGTATTCTTAACCTCCCCACGGAGCAGCGACGTGTGCCCACCCTGGCTTCCACTACAGCCGAGGAAGAGACTTGCGATCCCAAGTTTCTCAGCAAGTACCTGCCTGCTCCGTTGGAGCCTACCCCCACGATAGCCTATTCGGCCACTCCCGGCCGACTGGCCCCTGCATTGGGTCTTCTTCCGACCCCGCGTCTGACGCCGCAATCCAGTGGTATCTGTACTCCTGCAGTGAGTGCTGCATCACACCTCGGAAAAAGCACCGCAATGTGCCTGGCCATGGCTCAAGCTGGCAGCGTCAGCACCGCTCAGCACCTGGAGCGCTTTCCCGCCGCCCTGTCGACATCCCCCCAGAACTACTGCCCCGCTCGTCGTTCTTCTCTTGCCAATTCAATCTCGACCATGTCCTCTCCCGAATCGATGGTTTCGGATCTTTCACACACCTCTCGCTCGTCCTCTGTTTCGTCAGCCTCATCTTTTGCTAGCGCGACCCTCAACAACTCGTTGACGGCTCAGTCGCGATTCCGAtcgatgaaggcgatgaaTGAGAGATCGTACTTGAGGTCGACAGTCCCCACCGTTTCAGAGAGCTACGAAGAGTATGGTTTCACGTCGTCTCCCGAATCGTACACCGGCCCGGTTGCGAAGATTGGGAGCCTCGCTCTGGAAACCCCCCTGGCAAGACAGCAACGCGAGCTGGAAGGAATGTCTCGGGATCCCGACTCGGATGCCGCACGCACTCTCCAGCATCTACACAGCCAGAGCATCCGCGGTGTTGACTTCAAGCCCACGGCGCCCATCGCGGCCAAGGCTGGCATCAAGCGCAGCAGAACCGCATCAGTGGATCAGCCCCTGCAGGATCACGTACGGGAGATGCTATACCCCCACGGCGCTGGGAGCGCTCCTTGGCCCATTACTCGCTCGCGAGGACTTGACGGAACGGAGCCCTACTTGCAGGTACCCGTTCGCCCCAGCCCAGGAGAACCGAGAAAGAGGCTTTGTTGCTCCGCTCAAGCGGCCAGTGGCTACCAGGCAGCAACGAGCGCATTTCGCCCACGAGAGCCAAGCTTTTGGGGCATCCTTAACTGA
- a CDS encoding corA-like mg2+ transporter protein domain-containing protein codes for MQSAALRSPVPSRSLLRFLRSQTDIPFFGYSCAHGCPSRVTTVASGQRVARAHSTKTGSNAPVVFTDLEASIFSSESLQVGKILKRACARTLKRKSFCTSATAYQKASNANGDSTPTWQERLWGIGVRGGAKALKPDDLPSRDDMEHGSSMFTNRRILSAKAALEPRLRCTEVDENGRVILMDGEFKKSELIAKYGLLPRDLRKIDSSNLPHILVRPSAILLNLLHLRVLIKRDRVLLFDVYGSKTSYPQSAFMYDLQGKLQQKPPPGVPGLPYEFRALEAVLTSVTSELEADFESVREPVMHVLSELEDDIDRQKLRQLLILSKRVSTFEQKAKLVRDAIEELLEADDDLAAMYLTEKVHDLYRSTDDHTEVEMLLESYHKLADEIVQEASNLVSGIRNTEDLVRAILDANRNAIMLLELKFSIGTLGLAMGTFIAGLYGANLENFIEETNWGFGAVTATSIVFSLLVCWYGLVRLRRIQRIKMAGDERPRLSRGHSYYDDGAALGILDARNRELLLRAHMQRALNNKKRWWFSR; via the exons ATGCAGTCAGCGGCATTGCGGTCGCCAGTACCATCGCGGAGTCTCTTGCGATTCTTGCGCTCGCAGACCGACATCCCGTTCTTCGGCTACAGCTGCGCTCATGGATGCCCGAGTCGAGTGACAACCGTAGCCTCCGGGCAGCGAGTTGCCAGAGCGCATTCGACCAAGACTGGCTCCAATGCGCCCGTCGTTTTTACTGATCTTGAggcctccatcttcagctcGGAATCGCTACAAGTTGGAAAAATACTCAAAAGGGCTTGCGCGCGGACTTTGAAGAGGAAGTCCTTCTGCACATCGGCGACTGCGTACCAGAAAGCGTCTAATGCGAACGGCGACTCGACTCCCACTTGGCAAGAGAGATTATGGGGTATTGGGGTACGGGGAGGTGCCAAAGCCCTCAAACCGGACGATCTGCCTTCTCGCGACGATATGGAGCATGGCTCGTCCATGTTCACCAACCGCCGAATCCTGTCCGCCAAGGCGGCGCTGGAGCCGCGGCTGAGATGCACAGAGGTCGATGAGAATGGTAGGGTGATTCTCATGGACGGCGAGTTCAAGAAATCGGAGCTCATTGCAAAG TACGGCTTGCTGCCCCGCGATCTTCGTAAAATCGATTCGTCCAACCTCCCACACATACTCGTTCGTCCTTCGGCTATTCTACTCAACCTACTACATCTTAGAGTCCTGATCAAGCGTGACCGCGTGCTTCTATTTGACGTCTACGGCTCTAAGACGTCTTATCCGCAGTCTGCTTTCATGTACGACCTCCAAGGCAAGCTACAACAGAAGCCCCCTCCTGGTGTACCGGGACTACCCTACGAATTTCGAGCTCTCGAGGCTGTGTTGACTTCGGTCACGTCCGAGCTCGAAGCAGATTTCGAGTCGGTCCGCGAGCCGGTCATGCATGTCCTCAGCGAGCTTGAGGACGACATTGACCGGCAGAAGCTGCGCCAACTGCTGATTCTGTCGAAGCGGGTCAGTACATTTGAACAAAAGGCCAAGTTGGTGCGGGACGCCATtgaagagcttctggagGCGGACGATGACCTGGCAGCCATGTATCTAACGGAAAAGGTGCACGACTTGTATCGAAGCACCGACGACCATACGGAAGTTGAGATGCTGCTCGAGTCGTATCATAAGCTCGCGGATGAAATTGTGCAGGAGGCTAGCAACTTGGTGTCTGGTATCCGGAATACAGAGGACCT CGTACGAGCTATTCTCGATGCCAACCGCAACGCCATCATGCTCTTGGAACTCAAGTTTAGCATAGGGACACTGGGGCTGGCAATGGGCACCTTTATTGCTGGGCTTTACGGTGCCAATTTGGAAAACTTCATTGAAGAAACGAACTGGGGCTTCGGCGCTGTCACAGCTACGTCGATAGTCTTTTCTCTGCTTGTCTGCTGGTATGGACTGGTCAGGCTGCGCAGGATCCAGCGTATCAAGATGGCAGGCGATGAGCGGCCTCGACTATCTCGCGGGCACTCATACTACGACGACGGCGCTGCCCTCGGCATTCTGGATGCGAGGAACAGGGAGCTGTTGCTGCGAGCACACATGCAACGGGCACTCAACAATAAGAAGCGATGGTGGTTCTCACGATAA